The genomic region CGGTTGCGGAAAAAACGTCACtacaaatatatatatttagaACCGTCGATATAGATCTTCTCTATACTAATGATATGCCATCAATAAATAGAAAACAAGCATCATATTAAAGATACTTTTGAATAGAAATCTACAACATGCATACACAAAAAAATTGTGTTTTTTTGGCTGAATTATTAATATAAAGTTTTAAACAATTGACCTTTTAAAAAACATGCACACATTATCTTATGGGAGATCAGAGGGatagtatttatttatttattttattatggtAGATGTTAATCAATTTTTATCTTAAATTGCTGGAATTAAGGAGAAGTTCTGGCTTGAGGCAAAACCAAAACAACATTTTATGATACTGAAAAGGTACAGTAAAATAAACCCAAACAGAAAGAGAACATATATATAAGGTACAGTACGTAGTAGACAAAAAAAAACCCATATATATATTTGTGTTCCGAGTTCCAACACATGCATGCATCTTTTGCAAACCAGCAAAGCCAGACACATCAGCTGCATATCAATTAACTTTTGCAACACTGACGAAGATACATAAACATCACGCTAGCTGCTCTCACCCGCTAGGTAGGGTACACCAAGCACgtacacacacacacatacataCACGCAGCTCTATCTCTCTAGCTCCCACCTGATATGATGAGGTCTTTGAAcagagcgagcgagcgagcacACAGTAGTAcagtactctctctctctctcactcactcTCTCAGCCAGCGTCCAGCGTACGTACGCGCGAAGAGTTGACCTGCAGGCTGACAGTGTTGTGGATGCGCGTGTGGGCGTTTTAATTTAGACGGTgtcgaactcgtcggcggcgagctgGCTCTGCATGCGGCGGAGCTTGAAGGAGGAGAGCCTCTGCGTGTCCTTGGCGGCGGGGGCCTCCTCGAAGCGGATGTAGGTGTAGACCCACGCCCCGGAGAGCGTGCCGATGACGGGGCCGAGGAAGTAGATCCAGAGGCCCGTGAAGACGTTGCTGGCCACCGCCGGCGCCAGCGTCCGCGCCGGGTTCATCGATCCGCCCGACACCGGCCTGCAAATGCCACTCGGTCTTAGCTTAATAATTAACaagatgtgtgtgtgtgtgtgtgtgtcatcTGGGGATTTAATTGATGCGTATTTATTATTACCCTGCGAAGATGGAAGTAATGCAAACCGCGGAACCGACTGCTAACCCTGCCAACTCACCCACCTGCAGCAGCCAAAACAAAATCAAAGCCACACCAAGAACAACGTGGTCGTTAGGAGGGAGATCGAGAGGCAAAGCAAGCAACAAGCTGATAAAGTAGCTAGCTAGCTTTCAAGTACTACTGACCGCCCTGGAGTCGGTGGCGACGGCGCAGGTGACGAACATCATGTTGAAGGTGACGACGATCTCGATGAGGAGCGCGTGCCAGTGCGGCCCCGACGGCGTGGTGGTGCCGATCACGGCGATGGGGTGGAGCACCGCCTTGAGCACGAACGCCGCGCACATCGCCCCCGTGAACTGCGCCGCCCAGTAGAAGGGCACCTGCTTGGACATGCATGCCAACACACATCTCCGTTAGAGCTTGCACTTGCAGCGGTGTCCATGCATGGAATGGAAATGGAACCCCGGGCCAATGGATCCAAAAAAAATCAAAGTAAATAAACCGCTCGTTGATGCATGACGTGATGTGATGGGCACGACACGATCGGTGCACGGGGGGCGCGCAGCCGCGCACCACGGCCGTCCAATCAGGCCGGGCAGGGTAGGGCGCACGCAGATGTGCTGTACGTTATTGCTGGTTGGGGACACGTCGGAATATTCCGACGAAATAAAGGCCTGTCTGTCTCTGTGTGGTTCTCTCGTCTCGGCGGGAGCTGCGCTGCGCGCGGCCGTGGCCTGAGTCGCACGCGCGTGTGGTACGGGTCCCCGCCCGTGGCGGACTTTGTAAAGCATGCCACGCGAGCCGCTAATAATTCCGCGGATCGTATTGGGGTTTGGCATGCATGCCACCGAGCGAGGTCCCATTCTTCCAATAATCCATCGCCTCGGGATTATATTCGGCGGCCCATGACCCATGCCATGCATGTCTGTCTCTACTCTATCTGGGCAGGGACAGGGATATATACCATGTCTTTCTAAGCATGTGCCATTAGCACAGCTGACATCCCCCCCTAATAATCATATGGACCAATGCAAGTTGAAGTTATTGCCCTGCCAGCTAGATCATTTGTCTTCCATGTCTGAGGTTGTTTTAATTATCTCCGCTTCACATGCTGCGCCTGTTTTAATTATCTTGTTCACATGCTGCGGCCGTGTTGCCTTGCCCTGCCGAATAATA from Zea mays cultivar B73 chromosome 6, Zm-B73-REFERENCE-NAM-5.0, whole genome shotgun sequence harbors:
- the LOC541884 gene encoding aquaporin NIP2-2, whose translation is MAAASTTSRTNSRVNYSNEIHDLSTVQSGSVVPTLFYPDKSIADIFPPHLGKKVISEVVATFLLVFVTCGAASIYGEDNRRISQLGQSVAGGLIVTVMIYATGHISGAHMNPAVTLSFACFRHFPWIQVPFYWAAQFTGAMCAAFVLKAVLHPIAVIGTTTPSGPHWHALLIEIVVTFNMMFVTCAVATDSRAVGELAGLAVGSAVCITSIFAGPVSGGSMNPARTLAPAVASNVFTGLWIYFLGPVIGTLSGAWVYTYIRFEEAPAAKDTQRLSSFKLRRMQSQLAADEFDTV